AACAGGGCGGAAGATCGTTACTTTCTGAAAATACCCGGTTATAAACTGGCTAAAGAGACAGTTCAGCAGTTTTTTGGGAAAAACCGCTCATTTTTCAAAGAAGTGGTACTGGTGGATATTTTTAATACGGGTGCATTAATGACCGGTTTTATTACCGACGATCAGGGGGAGGTCATTACAGTGTTTGTTCCAACCGGTCCCAACCCCACCTCGGGAAATATCTATCATCTGAATAAAGATAAGGTAGTTAGGACCAAAGCACCTGTCGAGATGGGAATGAAAACCATTATCAGTTGCGGAGCCGGATCAGGAGAGGTGTTTGAAAAGGCAGTAATGAAATAGATCAGGATTTGGTCTCCACATGCCTGAAGAAACGTTTCTGGTTGAACAGGATTATGGCCACAGCCACAGAAATGCTCGAATCGGCAATGTTAAATACGGGTCTGAAGAAAACAAAGCTGGATCCTCCCCGGAACCATTCCGGATAGTTGCCTTTAATGACGGGGAGGTAAAACATGTCGACCACCTTCCCCTGCATCAAGGGGGCATATCCGCCACCTTCGGGGAACATGCTAGCCGCCTGAATGGGGGTGCTGCTGTTAAAGATTATTCCATAAAAGACAGAATCAATGATATTCCCTAAAGCCCCGGCCATGACCATGGAAAGAGTAATAATCAAGCCGGGATGAGCATGCTGGCGAATCAGTCGTCGAAGATATATTCCGATGGCTATCACAGCCAGGATCCGGAAGGATGTCAGGAGAATCTTACCCAGACTTCCCGGAAGTGCCATCCCGAAGGCCATCCCGTTATTCTCCACAAAATGGAGAATCCCCCAGTTGCCGAAAATGGGGATCTGCTGATAGAGAGTCATGTGGGTTTTAACCAGAATTTTCAGGGTCTGATCGGCCACAAGAATCAGCAGGATAATCATTATGGATTTCCTGGTGATGGACATATCGACTAATCTAATAAGGGGATGGATTATTGTTTTGATTTGGCCTCAAAGGAAAGCGTGGCATGTGGGACTGCACGCAAACGCTCCTTGGAGATCAGCTTACCGGTTTCCCGGCAGATGCCATAAGTTTTGTTTTCGATCCGGATCAGGGCTCCCTGAAGGTGCTGGATAAATTTTGCCTGCCGGGTGGCCAGCCTTCCGGCCTCCTCTTTGGAGAGTGTGGCGGCTCCCTCTTCCAGTACTTTAAAGGTGGGTGAGGTATCCTGGGTATCGTTACTTTCACTCTGGGTTATGGCAGATTTCAATATTTCATAATCTTCCCTGGCCTTATCGAGTTTCTGCTGGATGAGCTCTTTGAACTCCTGCAGCTCCGCATCCGAATATCTGTTCTTCTCAGCCATGATCATTTCTTCTTTGGTTTGCTAAATATACAATATTTTAATGATTCCCAATCCCGGTTTTATAACCGGGTTACGCGGATATTTATGTAGACGTCTTCATCAATATCAATGCGTTTGGTACTGTTATTTTCAATACGGTCAATCAGGGAAATATTTTTTGCAAGTGTTTGAGAACCAATATATTCACCATGAAATTTAATAACCTCGGTGATTAGTTCATGCTTTTCTATCAACACCTCGATCTTATCGGTTACATCAAAGCCGCTCTCCTTTCGGATGTTCTGTATCCGGTTAATCAGTTCCCGGGCCAGGCCCTCCTGCCGAAGCTCCTCTGTGATGTTAATATCCAGGGCAACAGTGATCGCTCCATCGTTGGCCACCAGCCATCCTGGAATATCTTCTGATACGATCTCCACATCTTCCAGGGTAAGCTGAATCAGTTCTCCGCCTATCTCCATCTGGAAGGACTTCTCTTTTTCAAAGGCAGAAATCTCTTTCTGATCCATGTTGTTAATGGCCCCACTCACCTCTTTCATCAATTTACCGAATCGTGGCCCCAGAGTTTTGAAATTCGCTTTGATACGCTTCACCAGGATCCCTGCTGTATCGGTGATATATTCAAGCTCTTTAACATTTACTTCGTTGATCACCAGGTGCTTGACATCCTCCACCTGTTGCTGAAAACCCGGATCAGAGATGGGAAGCATCATTTTGTTCAGGGGCTGGCGCACCTTGATATTGACCTTTCTGCGCAGACCCAGGACCATGGAAGACAGTTTCTGGGCTATATCCATTCTTTTTTCCAGGGCCGTATCGATCAGTGATTCATTACATTCCGGGAAGGTGCTGAGATGCACGGATTCGACTTTGTGCCGGCCGGTAACCAGATTCAGATCATGAAACAGCTTATCCATATAGAAAGGAGCCACCGGAGCTGCCAGCATGGAGATGGTTTCCAGGCAGGTGTACAGGGTCTGGTATGCAGCGCGCTTATCCTTATCAAACTCCCCGCCCCAGTATCGTTTTCTGTTCAGGCGTACATACCAGTTGCTCAGGTTTTCGGTCACAAAATCCTGGATCAGCCTGGCGGCACGGGTCGGTTCATAATTTTCAAACTCTGCCTTTACTTCCTTTATCAGTGTATGGAGCAGAGAAATAATCCAGCGGTCTATTTCAGGTCGTTCTTCAACCGGCACTTCCTTTGCCTCATATGTAAACCCGTCCACATTGGCATAGAGGGCGAAAAAGGAGTAAGTGTTAAAAAGAGTTCCGAAAAACTTACGCTTCACTTCTTCCACTCCCAGGGAGTCAAATTTAAGATTATCCCAGGGTTGCGAATTGGTGATCATATACCAGCGGAGGGGATCTGAACCATCTTTTTCTATGGTTTCGAATGGATCCACGGCATTGCCCAGGCGCTTGGACATTTTATTCCCGCTTTTGTCGAGTACCAGTCCGTTGGAGATGATATTCTTGAAAGAGACACTGTCGAAAAGCATGGTGGCTATGGCATGCAGGGTAAAGAACCATCCACGTGTCTGGTCGACTCCCTCGGCGATAAAATCGGCCGGAAACAGCTGGTCAAAGTCCTCCTTGTGTTCGAAGGGATAGTGATACTGGGCATAGGGCATGGAACCTGAATCGAACCAGACATCGATCAGTACCGGTTCGCGAAACATTTTTTGTCCCGAGGGGCTTACCAGAACCAGGTCATCCACAAAGGGACGGTGCAGATCGAACACCATGTAATTATCTTTTGAATGGTCCCCTTCCACAAAGTCTGCCAGTGGATTGGAACTCATAAAGCCCGCGTTTACCGATTTTTCAATTTCCTGTTTCAGCTCTGCCACCGAACCAATACAAATCTGTTCCTTCCGGTCATCGGTAACCCAAATGGGCAGGGGCGTTCCCCAGAACCGGGATCTGCTCAGGTTCCAGTCCACCAGGTTTTCCAGCCATTTTCCAAAACGTCCCGTTCCGGTGGATTCGGGTTTCCAGTTGATGGTGTTGTTCAGCTCCATCATGCGTTCCTTCATGGCCGTGGTGCGAACAAACCAGCTATCCAATGGATAATATAGCACCGGTTTATCGGTTCGCCAGCAATGGGGGTAGTTGTGAATATGCTTTTCGATGCGGAAGGCCTTGTTTTCGAGCTTCAGCTGAACCGCAATATCCACATCGATGGTGGGATCCTCTCCGGTTTTGGTATTGTCGTATTCATTTTTTACATACTTTCCTTCGAAAGCGCTATAACTTTCCAGGTTTATCCGTTCCCTGACGAAAGATTCATCCAGGTCCTTCAAGCGGAAGAAACGACCCTTTCGGTCGACCAGTGGCTGAATGACACCCTCCTTATCGAGTACAGTAAGAGCTGAAATATCATTGGCCATGGCCACCCGGAAATCGTCCGCCCCAAAGGTGGGGGCCGTATGTACAATCCCGGTTCCATCCTCCGTGGTCACAAAATCGCCCGTAACCACCAGAAAGGCTTTCCCTTCGGGATGTACCCAGTCCAGCAGTTGCTCATAAGAGAGTCCCTTCAGTTTGCTTCCTTTCAGGGTTTTCACCATTTTATAGGGCACATGTTTATTGCCCGGCTCATACTCATCCATGGGTAGTGCTGCATCCTTTTCCGGGAAGTATTGACCCATTAGTTCTTTGGCCAGAATCACGGTGATGGGCATACCGGTATAAGGGTTAAAGGTCCGCACCAGCGCATACTCGATCTTTGCACCAACGGAAAGTGCCGTATTGGATGGAAGGGTCCAGGGGGTGGTGGTCCATGCCAGTATGTAGAGATCCGTATCCAGATCTTCAAAGAGAAATGCTGAACGATGGTCCCGGATTATTTTAAACTGTGCCACTACGGTGGTATCTTTCACATCGCGGTAGCAACCGGGCTGATTTAACTCATGGGTGCTGAGGCCGGAACCCGCTGCCGGAGAGAAAGGCTGAATGGAGTAGCCTTTGTATAACAAATCTTTTTTATGCAGTTCCTTAAGCAGGTACCAGACGCTTTCAATATACTTGTTATCGTAGGTGATGTAGGGATCTTCCATATCGATCCAGTAACCCATCGATTCGGTAAGTTCCTCCCACATGCTGGTGTACTTCATTACATCCTTGCGGCAGGCAGCATTGAACTCTTCTATAGATATTTTAGTTCCTATATCCTCCTTGGTGATATTTTTGCTGGCTTCAACAGCCAGTTCGACAGGAAGTCCGTGGGTGTCCCAGCCGGCTTTGCGCTTTACAAGGAATCCCTGCTGGGTTTTATAACGGCAAAAAATGTCTTTGATGGTACGCGCCATCACATGATGAATGCCCGGTTTACCGTTTGCCGACGGGGGGCCCTCATTAAAGACAAAGGTGGGCCGGCCCTTACGGGTTTCAACAGATTTTTCAAAGATGTTATTCTCCTTCCAGAACGTATTAATCTCTTTATTGATTTCTGAAAGGTCAAACTTCTTATATTCAGGGAATAGCTTGCTCATCAAATCGCCTTCGTTTGCAGGGAATATTAAAATTTCACAAAGATAGACGAGCAGGATGTAATATGCAAGAACCCAGTAAAAAACCGTCGGCTCCGCTATTCATACAGAACTTTCACATACTGAGGAGCCTTTTTCCCCGTCCGGCGACTTAAAACATACAGACCCGGGGTCAGTCCGGAAAGATTCACCTGCGACTGTCCCCCGGCCAGGTCCAGGACCCGGGTACATTGTCCCGAACTGTTGAAAATGCTTAGCCGGGAAGGTTCCGGCACCGGATCCAGATAGAGCATTCCCTGAAAAGGATTGGGGTATATATGAAATGTGTTTCCTGGGGCTACATGTGATCCCACCCGGGCTGTAATTTCGGGTTTTACAAGCCGCTTGCTGGTATAAAGCCGGTACTCACCGGGCTGAAGGAAAACAGGGTCCTGCAGATCACTTACCTGTATGCTGTCTCCTGTGAAATAGCTGTACCACCAGCCGCTCCTGCTGAAGGAGGGGTTTACGGAGAGAGGGTCCACATCAAAATTTCCGATAATGCGTACGTCCATATCAGCGTGATTGATCTCGATTCTTTTGGCTGCATCCGTAACAGCCAGGGTAAAATCGCCGGAGCCAAAGGCGGGTTCTTGTTGCTTCAGATGGATCAGAGCCGACCAAATCTCGTAGACTCTTCTGCGCAAACCTGTATCGTAATAATCCCAGCGGATGGGTTTGTTACAAACCCGGCAATCGTAGTCGATGCTGAAATCATATCCCAGTTCCCCGAACTGCCAGATCATTTTTGGGCCGGGTACCGTAAAGAAAAATACCCCTGCCAGAGCCATGCGTTCCAGGGCGGTATTTCGTTCCCGGATATCGTAGGCGCCTGAGGAGTTGCCATAGGTCCTGTTCTTATACATGAGGCGTTCCTCGTCATGGCTTTCCATATATCCAACCAGGTGGGGCTCTGTCCAGAAGCGTTCTTTGTATGAGATCCAGCTGAAGTCGGAATCATTCTCATAGCCCATGGTGGCCTCATTGTACGCTCCGTTGAGATTTCCCCATAACATCATGCCGGCCTCTGAAAGCTCTGCCTCCTCGGCGTTGGCAGCAAAGTGTTCCAGAATCACATAGGCATCCTCCCTGATCTCCCAGATTTTGTTGGCCATTCGTTTCAGAATATTGATCCGGGAGAGGTCATATCCGCTCCCGTCGCCTGCAGTGTTTGTGAAACCTTTGGTAAAATCAAAGCGGAATCCATCCACGTGATACTCCCTGAGCCAGTAATGGCTTACACTGTCGACAAATTTTTCAGTGTCCGGACTAAGATGATTGAAATCGTAGCCCCAGGAGAAGACCGGATTGGGAGAATCCACATTGTACCAGGGATTGTCGGCGCTCACCTTTCCGGTGGAGGAGTCAAAATATAACTGAACCAGGGGAGACTGTCCGTATGAGTGGTTCAGGACCATATCCAGGATCACGGCCATACCTCTTTGGTGACAGGAATCGATAAACGCCTGCAGATCACCTGCCGGGCCATAATATTTATCGGGGGCAAAATAGAACGAGGGGTTGTAGCCCCAGCTCTCATTTCCCTCAAATTCAGTCACGGGCATCAGTTCGATGGCATTGATTCCCAATCGTTCAAAATAGTCCAGCGTATCGGTCAGGGTAAGCCAGTCGTGAGCTTCCAGGAAGTCCCGAAGCAGCAGTTCATAAATCACCAGGTTCTCTTTCTCCGGTGCGGTATATCCGGAATCATTCCAGCTATACTCCGGTCTGTTGGTCCGGAACACGCCAACGATTCCGGAAGCCTGTTCTTCCGGATATGGGATTAATCCGGGATAGATTCCATCGGTGATCCACTTATCGTTCCAGGGATCGAGCACTTTTTCGCTGTATGGATCTGCAATGGCCAGGGTACCATCCACCAAATACTGAAAAGCATATTCCAGGTCTGGCTCCAGATCACTGATGGTGATCCAGAATCTGTCACCGTCTTTATGCATCCTGGATCCCGAACCCGGAGTCCAGTCATTGAAATCGCCGATGGCAAAAACATGCTCTTTTCCGGGAGCATACAGGACCATCTGAACCATTTGATCATTGCTGTAATTGATTCCATCATTAAGGGTGTCGGGCAAGGGAACATCCGCCAGAGTTTCGAGCCCATGAACAAACACGGAGTCTGCTGCTGCCTCATCGCCCGAAGAGGCGTTTACCCGTATCCAGTAATCTCCGGACAGGCTTAGGTCGAAGTTGTGATTAATGGTGGTTCCGTTTACAGTTTTGACCAGCGCTGCATTCAAATACAGGGAAAGTTCCGATTCCTTGTTGGTTGCAGCCTCAAACGGAATGATATCCCCGGGATTGACCACCAGGTTTTTGTCCGGCTGAATGATAGAAACGATATAGGCATCCTCATATACTTTTACAAAAATATCTTTTCCCCCATCGTCTTTTCCTTCTTTGCTGGAGTCGGCGCTGCGGAAGACGAAAGCCATGTAGCTGATGGTTTCATAAGCCGGCACTCCGTAATAATCCCGGATGGAAGGTCCGATCTCCAGGGAATAGAGGTTGGCCGATTCCCTGGTCAACCTGGTTTCAGCCGTATTCACTCCCCATTCCGTAAGCACATACTTCCAATCGCCCATGCTGGTGCTGTTTGAGGTAATCACCCCGGTATGCGCATAGACATCGCCGGTAAAATCCGCTAAGCCCGCCGTTCCTTCCGTGGCATCAAAGTAAATGGTTACAGATCCACCGGGTGCAGGAAGATCCGGATCCGTGCTAATAATCTGCGCTTCCGAGAGCAGAGGAATAAAAATAAGAAGCAGAACGACAGGCAATCGAAAAGAGGGTTCCATGGAGAACAAAATAAGCTTATTTTTCCATATTTTAGTCCTTTGACTTAAACCGGACCATGAAGCAATGAAAAAACCAAAATTAAGCTTCTGGCAAATATGGAACATGAGTTTTGGATTCCTTGGGATCCAGTTCGGATTTGCCCTGCAAAACGGAAATGTGAGCCGTATCTTTCAAACCCTGGGAGCAGAAATTGACCAGATTCCCATTCTCTGGATCGCCGCCCCGGTTACCGGCTTGATCATCCAGCCCATTATCGGGCATATGAGTGATAAGACCTGGGGAAGGCTGGGGCGCAGACGCCCCTATTTCCTGGTTGGAGCCATCCTGGCTTCCATAGCCCTGATCATTATGCCCAATTCACCCGCTCTCTGGATTGCAGTAGGGATGCTCTGGATCATGGATGCTTCCATCAATATCACCATGGAACCCTTCCGGGCTTTTGTAGGGGATATGCTACCCAATGAGCAACGGACCAAAGGTTTTACCATGCAGAGTTTTTTTATCGGTATCGGTGCTTTCGTAGCCTCCTGGCTTCCGTATATGCTCTCCGAGTGGTTCCATATTTCCAATACGGCCCCCGAGGGTGAGATTCCCCAGACGGTGAGGCTCTCCTTCTACCTGGGTGGAGGGGTGTTTCTGCTGGCGGTTTTATGGACGGTGTTCCGCACCAGGGAGTATTCGCCCGAGGAGCTTAATAGTTTCTCTGAAAATGCCGAAGTAGATGAAAAGGTCCATAATGACACCCCCGATCCGCTTGGTAAATATTTGCGAAGGGGAATGATCTGGTTGGTGGCGGGCATCGTGTTCGCCGTACCTGTTTACTTTTTAAAACTGGAGAAGGAGCTCTATATCCTGGCCGGAGGTCTGGGAATATTCGGCCTCCTGCAACTGATCAGTGCGGCCTTGATAAAAGGCAAAAGGGAGACGAGCGGCCTGGTAAGTATTATCACGGATCTTTACCATATGCCTTTGACCATGAAACAATTGGCCATTGTGCAGTTTTTTTCATGGTTTGCCCTGTTCAGCATGTGGATCTATACCACCCCGGCGGTCACCTCTCACCTGTATCACACCACGGATACCACCACGGTCGCATACAACGAAGGGGCCAACCTGGTGAGCGGTATGTTTGGATGGTATAACCTCTTTGCCGCGGCATTTGGCCTGTTGCTGCTGCCTTTTCTGGCCAGGCTGACCAACCGGAAAATTACACATTCTATTGCACTGGTGATCGGGGGACTGGGACTGGCCTCGGTTATGATCCTGAATAATCCCCAGCACATGATCTTTTCCATGATCGGTGTGGGTCTGGCCTGGGCCAGTATCCTGGCTATGCCCTATGCCATCCTGACCGGCTCCCTTCCCTCCCATAAGATGGGGGTCTATATGGGGATTTTCAATTTCTTTATTGTGATTCCGCAGATCCTGGCGGCAACCATCCTGGGCTTTATGGTTAATTCCCTTTACGGTGGCGACAGTATCTATGCCCTGCTTACCGGAGGTATTTCCATGCTGGTAGCCGCGGTGCTGATTCTGTTCGTGAAGGATGTGTATGAAAAATAGTTAAAACAAAAAGATGAAAAGATATTACCGGGAAGATCCCTGGAGCATCATCGAAGAGGGCTTCGATCCTTCCATGCAGGAAGCATCGGAGAGTATCTTCAGTCTGGGGAATGGCCGGATCGGTCAGCGGGCCAATTTTGAAGAACGTTATTCCGGACAGACCCTTCAGGGGACCTATCTGGCCGGAGTCTATTATCCGGATAAGACCCGGGTGGGCTGGTGGAAAAACGGCTACCCGGAATATTTTGCCAAGGTGCTCAATGCCCCGAACTGGATCGGGATCGATGTAGAAATCAATGGGAAACCACTGGATCTTCACCAGAATGCCCCTCTGGAGTTCAGGCGCGAATTAAATATGAAGCAAGGCTATCTGGAACGGACATTTGCTATTTACGTGGGCGAAAACAGACTTGAAATTGCTGTGCGCAGATTTCTGAGTATGAAACGGGATGAGATCGGGGCGATCCGGTATGCCATTCGTTCGGTGGATTTTTCAGGAGATGTATCTTTTGCGCCTTATATCGATGGCAATGTGGTTAACCGGGATTCCAACTATGATGAAAAATTCTGGGAAATGGAAAGTTCCAAAGCAGTTCCCGGATCTGCCTATCTTATGGCACGTACCCGTAAAACAGGTTTTGTGAGCTGTATGACCATGTGCTATATCCTGGAGTTAAACGGGGAAGCCCTGCAGTTGGAACCGGAGGTGACAGAGAAGAAAGATTTCGTTTCAAACAAGGTAAGCCTTGAACTGGACCAGGGCGAGGAGGTGAAGTTTTACAAGTATGTTTCCGTGCTTAGCTCCATGAATCATAAACCAGAAGAGATGGTAAAAAGGGGTATCGATCTGCTTATTGATACCATGAGCCTGGGTTTTGATGCCCTGTTTGAGGAACATGCCGGAGCCTGGGAAGAGAAGTGGGACCATTCAGATATTATCATTGAAGGGGATATTGCGGCCCAGCAGGGAATCCGCTTCAATATTTTCCATTTGAACCAGACCTACACCGGAAAGGATGAACGGCTCAATATCGGCCCCAAGGGATTTACGGGTGAGAAATACGGAGGAAGCACCTACTGGGACACAGAAGCTTATATGATTCCTTTCTACCTGAGTACGGCCCGGGAGGAAGTGGCCCGCAATCTTTTGATTTACCGGTATAAGCAGCTGGATAAGGCCATTGAAAATGCGGAAAAACTTGGTTTCAGGGAGGGGGCTGCCCTGTATCCCATGGTGACCATGAACGGGGAAGAGTGCCACAACGAGTGGGAGATAACCTTCGAGGAAATACACCGGAACGGAGCCATTGCTTATGCCATCTATAACTATACCAGGTATACCGGCAAGCGGGAGTATCTCTTGTCGAAGGGACTGGAAGTCCTGATTGCCATCTCGCGTTTCTGGCGGCAGCGGGTCAACTGGTCGAATGAGAAGAACAAATATGTGATGCTGGGTGTAACCGGCCCCAACGAATATGAAAACAATGTAAATAACAACTGGTATACCAACAAAATGGCCGCCTGGACCATGTCGTATACCCTTGAATCACTGACAACCCTGAGACAGGTGGATGCGGGCGCTTTTAACAGACTCCTGGAAAAAACCTCTTTTGACTTCCAGGAAGAAACCACCTCCTGGAGAGAAATTATTGAGAAACTTCATTTTCCTTACGAAGAGAATCAGGCTGTCTTCCTGCAGCAGGACGGATTTATGGACAAGGAACAACGGATGGCGGCCGATCTGGATCCTGCCGACAGACCCATCAACCAGCACTGGTCGTGGGACCGTATTCTGCGTTCCTGTTTTATCAAGCAGGCCGACGTGTTACAGGGGATTTTTGTGTTTGAGGATGAGTATGACCGGGAAACCATGGAGCGGAACTATGATTTTTATGAGCCCCGCACGGTCCATGAATCCTCCCTGTCGCCCTGTGTGCATTCGATCCTGGCGGCCCGCATCGGTCGACCCGGGAAGGCATATGAGATGTATCTTCGTACCTCGCGGCTAGATCTGGATGACTATAATCATGAGGTGGACGAAGGGCTTCATATCACCAGTATGGGTGGGACCTGGATGTCGGTGATTTATGGCTTCGGTGGGATGAAGGTCCGGGAGGGCCTGCTCAGCTTTGAACCCCGGCTGCCGGCCAACTGGGAGGCCCTCTCCTTTAAAATATTGTACCGGGGAAGAACCCTGGTGGTGCGGATCAACAAGAAACAGGTGAGTATTGAGAACCTGGAAGGCGAAGAGGTGGAACTTTTTCTTGAAGGAAAGAAGGTACTTGTGAAAAAGGCAGCATCGGTGGTGGCAGATCTCTGAAAAACTGCTATTTTTGCAGGTATAAACGAGATTTAATGAAAATATATGCACATACAGGTAGTATTCAGCTTGTGAACGCGACCGGATATTTTGTTACCGATCGTGAGGATGCTTTGCTGTGCCGGATAACCTGACAGAGAGAATACCTTATGCAGATAAGAGAAAGAAGGTCGGGTTTCACCCGGCCTTTTTTTTTGGCTTTGATCTTAACAGCATGGCAGGCTGTTGTATGAATCGCCTGGTCCACAGCCATTGGGCCGGTATAAACCAAAACGTAATGGAAAAACTTACACACATTGTGAAAGGGACCATGGCACAGATGGTCCATGTATGTAACGGTAAAGTGATTTACCAGATTCAAACCAGGAATCACCTTTATCAGCTGGAAGTTGATTCCACGGAGCAAGAGTGGGAAACCACCTACCTGTTACCCTCTTTCAAATCGATCACCCTGATGCGGTGGATCCGAAAGGGACTGGAAAATAGAGATGGAACCTTTATTCAATTGAAGTAAGATGGAAGAAGAGGAGGACCAACTGGGATTTACAGGTCAAAACCAAGGTTCATGAGATTCGTACGCTCGTGAATATGAATGGCCTGGAATCCCAGTTCCTGTGCCGCCTTGATATTATGGATACTATCGTCCAGGAACAGGGTCTCTTTTGCTTTGATGCCTGCATCTTTGATCACATATT
This genomic interval from Bacteroidales bacterium contains the following:
- a CDS encoding TraR/DksA C4-type zinc finger protein, whose product is MAEKNRYSDAELQEFKELIQQKLDKAREDYEILKSAITQSESNDTQDTSPTFKVLEEGAATLSKEEAGRLATRQAKFIQHLQGALIRIENKTYGICRETGKLISKERLRAVPHATLSFEAKSKQ
- the ileS gene encoding isoleucine--tRNA ligase; translated protein: MSKLFPEYKKFDLSEINKEINTFWKENNIFEKSVETRKGRPTFVFNEGPPSANGKPGIHHVMARTIKDIFCRYKTQQGFLVKRKAGWDTHGLPVELAVEASKNITKEDIGTKISIEEFNAACRKDVMKYTSMWEELTESMGYWIDMEDPYITYDNKYIESVWYLLKELHKKDLLYKGYSIQPFSPAAGSGLSTHELNQPGCYRDVKDTTVVAQFKIIRDHRSAFLFEDLDTDLYILAWTTTPWTLPSNTALSVGAKIEYALVRTFNPYTGMPITVILAKELMGQYFPEKDAALPMDEYEPGNKHVPYKMVKTLKGSKLKGLSYEQLLDWVHPEGKAFLVVTGDFVTTEDGTGIVHTAPTFGADDFRVAMANDISALTVLDKEGVIQPLVDRKGRFFRLKDLDESFVRERINLESYSAFEGKYVKNEYDNTKTGEDPTIDVDIAVQLKLENKAFRIEKHIHNYPHCWRTDKPVLYYPLDSWFVRTTAMKERMMELNNTINWKPESTGTGRFGKWLENLVDWNLSRSRFWGTPLPIWVTDDRKEQICIGSVAELKQEIEKSVNAGFMSSNPLADFVEGDHSKDNYMVFDLHRPFVDDLVLVSPSGQKMFREPVLIDVWFDSGSMPYAQYHYPFEHKEDFDQLFPADFIAEGVDQTRGWFFTLHAIATMLFDSVSFKNIISNGLVLDKSGNKMSKRLGNAVDPFETIEKDGSDPLRWYMITNSQPWDNLKFDSLGVEEVKRKFFGTLFNTYSFFALYANVDGFTYEAKEVPVEERPEIDRWIISLLHTLIKEVKAEFENYEPTRAARLIQDFVTENLSNWYVRLNRKRYWGGEFDKDKRAAYQTLYTCLETISMLAAPVAPFYMDKLFHDLNLVTGRHKVESVHLSTFPECNESLIDTALEKRMDIAQKLSSMVLGLRRKVNIKVRQPLNKMMLPISDPGFQQQVEDVKHLVINEVNVKELEYITDTAGILVKRIKANFKTLGPRFGKLMKEVSGAINNMDQKEISAFEKEKSFQMEIGGELIQLTLEDVEIVSEDIPGWLVANDGAITVALDINITEELRQEGLARELINRIQNIRKESGFDVTDKIEVLIEKHELITEVIKFHGEYIGSQTLAKNISLIDRIENNSTKRIDIDEDVYINIRVTRL
- a CDS encoding lipoprotein signal peptidase, with amino-acid sequence MSITRKSIMIILLILVADQTLKILVKTHMTLYQQIPIFGNWGILHFVENNGMAFGMALPGSLGKILLTSFRILAVIAIGIYLRRLIRQHAHPGLIITLSMVMAGALGNIIDSVFYGIIFNSSTPIQAASMFPEGGGYAPLMQGKVVDMFYLPVIKGNYPEWFRGGSSFVFFRPVFNIADSSISVAVAIILFNQKRFFRHVETKS
- a CDS encoding DUF502 domain-containing protein, whose product is MKINFFKRLRKFFRTTLIGGVVALAPLTLIILLFRWVINLIGRTLTPLVDTIIQNPDPNPYFKFAIYIISVIAVLLFFFIIGLIVRTRLFLFLNRAEDRYFLKIPGYKLAKETVQQFFGKNRSFFKEVVLVDIFNTGALMTGFITDDQGEVITVFVPTGPNPTSGNIYHLNKDKVVRTKAPVEMGMKTIISCGAGSGEVFEKAVMK
- a CDS encoding alpha-amylase family glycosyl hydrolase, which gives rise to MEPSFRLPVVLLLIFIPLLSEAQIISTDPDLPAPGGSVTIYFDATEGTAGLADFTGDVYAHTGVITSNSTSMGDWKYVLTEWGVNTAETRLTRESANLYSLEIGPSIRDYYGVPAYETISYMAFVFRSADSSKEGKDDGGKDIFVKVYEDAYIVSIIQPDKNLVVNPGDIIPFEAATNKESELSLYLNAALVKTVNGTTINHNFDLSLSGDYWIRVNASSGDEAAADSVFVHGLETLADVPLPDTLNDGINYSNDQMVQMVLYAPGKEHVFAIGDFNDWTPGSGSRMHKDGDRFWITISDLEPDLEYAFQYLVDGTLAIADPYSEKVLDPWNDKWITDGIYPGLIPYPEEQASGIVGVFRTNRPEYSWNDSGYTAPEKENLVIYELLLRDFLEAHDWLTLTDTLDYFERLGINAIELMPVTEFEGNESWGYNPSFYFAPDKYYGPAGDLQAFIDSCHQRGMAVILDMVLNHSYGQSPLVQLYFDSSTGKVSADNPWYNVDSPNPVFSWGYDFNHLSPDTEKFVDSVSHYWLREYHVDGFRFDFTKGFTNTAGDGSGYDLSRINILKRMANKIWEIREDAYVILEHFAANAEEAELSEAGMMLWGNLNGAYNEATMGYENDSDFSWISYKERFWTEPHLVGYMESHDEERLMYKNRTYGNSSGAYDIRERNTALERMALAGVFFFTVPGPKMIWQFGELGYDFSIDYDCRVCNKPIRWDYYDTGLRRRVYEIWSALIHLKQQEPAFGSGDFTLAVTDAAKRIEINHADMDVRIIGNFDVDPLSVNPSFSRSGWWYSYFTGDSIQVSDLQDPVFLQPGEYRLYTSKRLVKPEITARVGSHVAPGNTFHIYPNPFQGMLYLDPVPEPSRLSIFNSSGQCTRVLDLAGGQSQVNLSGLTPGLYVLSRRTGKKAPQYVKVLYE
- a CDS encoding MFS transporter is translated as MKKPKLSFWQIWNMSFGFLGIQFGFALQNGNVSRIFQTLGAEIDQIPILWIAAPVTGLIIQPIIGHMSDKTWGRLGRRRPYFLVGAILASIALIIMPNSPALWIAVGMLWIMDASINITMEPFRAFVGDMLPNEQRTKGFTMQSFFIGIGAFVASWLPYMLSEWFHISNTAPEGEIPQTVRLSFYLGGGVFLLAVLWTVFRTREYSPEELNSFSENAEVDEKVHNDTPDPLGKYLRRGMIWLVAGIVFAVPVYFLKLEKELYILAGGLGIFGLLQLISAALIKGKRETSGLVSIITDLYHMPLTMKQLAIVQFFSWFALFSMWIYTTPAVTSHLYHTTDTTTVAYNEGANLVSGMFGWYNLFAAAFGLLLLPFLARLTNRKITHSIALVIGGLGLASVMILNNPQHMIFSMIGVGLAWASILAMPYAILTGSLPSHKMGVYMGIFNFFIVIPQILAATILGFMVNSLYGGDSIYALLTGGISMLVAAVLILFVKDVYEK